The Catenuloplanes niger genome includes a window with the following:
- a CDS encoding response regulator transcription factor — protein sequence MSLLRVVIADDDELTRGGIRLVVSALPDVEVVAEAANGRAAREAVERLKPDVVLMDIRMPVVDGLAALRAITGPTRVIMLTTFGEEQYIDEALAHGAAGFVLKSSAAEELGPALRAAAAGEVFLSPPVTRHAVTRLRGLGSGVSGDAVARLARAELSERETEVLRLLARGLSNTAISGTLVITESTVKTHVSRILMKLDCENRVQAALLATQAGLLA from the coding sequence GTGAGTCTCCTTCGGGTGGTGATCGCGGATGACGACGAGCTGACGCGCGGCGGCATCCGCCTGGTGGTGAGCGCACTGCCGGACGTGGAGGTGGTCGCCGAGGCCGCGAACGGCCGGGCGGCCCGCGAGGCGGTCGAGCGGCTCAAACCGGACGTGGTGCTGATGGACATCCGCATGCCGGTCGTCGACGGGCTGGCCGCGCTGCGCGCGATCACCGGCCCGACCCGGGTGATCATGCTGACCACGTTCGGCGAGGAACAGTACATCGACGAGGCGCTCGCGCACGGCGCCGCCGGTTTCGTGCTGAAGAGCTCCGCCGCCGAGGAACTGGGTCCGGCGCTGCGCGCGGCCGCGGCCGGTGAGGTGTTCCTGTCCCCGCCGGTCACCCGGCACGCGGTCACCCGGCTGCGCGGCCTCGGCTCCGGCGTCTCCGGTGACGCGGTGGCGCGGCTGGCCCGGGCCGAGCTCAGCGAGCGCGAGACCGAGGTGCTGCGGCTCCTGGCCCGCGGCCTGTCCAACACCGCGATCAGCGGCACGCTGGTCATCACGGAGAGCACGGTCAAGACGCACGTCAGCCGGATCCTGATGAAGCTGGACTGCGAGAACCGGGTCCAGGCCGCGCTGCTGGCCACCCAGGCGGGCCTGCTCGCATAG
- a CDS encoding sensor histidine kinase, protein MNMSSWWRAVRSAGPARLAYEAGLALVLTATVVGLPGVTRVELPAVVAVPVGLAVVVLVALRRAYPATVLVLAAVLGAVTGQNGLFLLFGLSVSAGLRVRGTVRITGTFLAVLVILLLGDLRAAEPGLAQVLFTAGSFVVFQALPGIVARMTAQRHELLRLMRERTEYLEEQQRTIAERVRVREATRIAREMHDSLGHRLTLISLYSGALRTVAGREPDRTDEVVSLLHTTSTQAMDELRQILAVLRDGRDGDESVPVTARLADAGALVEGAVSAGARITLHREGEPAPLHPLIDHAAYRTLQEGVTNALRHARGGEIRLALRYEPDALVAEVVNDPGQPTGARGSGQGLRGLAERVRLTGGVLYAGPEPDGGFRVAATLPLSPQAPSPGPADDMRVELRRVDRSRRRAWVLIAGAVTMVLALCAGTFWVSVDQYMLGRDTYDAIQVGTAEAEVRARLPRPDAAVEDPDPAASLSCLTYQAKVGFRADSYNGRYRFCFRDGALVSKEMLE, encoded by the coding sequence ATGAACATGTCGTCGTGGTGGCGCGCGGTCCGGTCCGCCGGGCCGGCGCGCCTCGCCTATGAGGCCGGCCTCGCGCTCGTCCTCACCGCCACCGTCGTCGGGCTGCCCGGCGTCACCAGGGTCGAGCTGCCGGCGGTGGTGGCCGTGCCGGTCGGTCTCGCGGTCGTCGTGCTGGTCGCGCTGCGCCGGGCGTACCCGGCGACGGTCCTGGTCCTGGCCGCCGTGCTCGGCGCGGTGACCGGGCAGAACGGCCTGTTCCTGCTGTTCGGGCTCAGCGTCTCGGCCGGGCTGCGGGTGCGCGGCACCGTGCGGATCACCGGCACGTTCCTGGCGGTGCTGGTCATCCTGCTGCTCGGCGACCTGCGGGCGGCCGAGCCCGGCCTGGCCCAGGTGCTGTTCACGGCCGGCTCGTTCGTGGTCTTCCAGGCCCTGCCCGGGATCGTGGCCCGGATGACCGCGCAGCGCCACGAGCTGCTCCGGCTGATGCGGGAGCGCACCGAGTACCTGGAGGAACAGCAGCGGACCATCGCCGAGCGGGTACGGGTGCGCGAGGCGACCCGGATCGCCCGGGAGATGCACGACTCGCTCGGGCACCGGCTCACGCTGATCTCGCTGTACAGCGGCGCGCTGCGCACCGTCGCCGGCCGGGAGCCGGACCGGACCGACGAGGTGGTGTCGCTGCTGCACACCACGTCCACGCAGGCCATGGACGAGCTGCGGCAGATCCTGGCGGTGCTCCGCGACGGGCGGGACGGCGACGAGAGCGTGCCGGTCACGGCGCGGCTCGCGGACGCTGGCGCGCTGGTCGAGGGCGCGGTCTCCGCCGGTGCGCGCATCACGCTGCACCGCGAGGGCGAGCCGGCGCCGCTGCACCCGCTGATCGACCACGCGGCGTACCGGACGCTCCAGGAGGGCGTCACGAACGCGCTCCGGCACGCGCGCGGCGGCGAGATCCGGCTGGCGCTGCGGTACGAGCCGGACGCGCTGGTCGCGGAGGTGGTCAACGACCCGGGGCAGCCGACCGGCGCGCGCGGTAGCGGGCAGGGGCTGCGCGGGCTCGCGGAACGGGTCCGGCTGACCGGCGGCGTGCTCTACGCCGGGCCGGAACCGGACGGCGGCTTCCGGGTCGCGGCCACGCTGCCGCTGAGCCCGCAGGCGCCGTCGCCGGGCCCGGCCGACGACATGCGGGTCGAGCTGCGGCGGGTGGACCGGTCGCGGCGTCGCGCGTGGGTGCTGATCGCCGGCGCGGTGACCATGGTGCTGGCGCTGTGCGCGGGCACGTTCTGGGTCTCGGTCGACCAGTACATGCTCGGCCGGGACACCTACGACGCCATCCAGGTCGGCACGGCCGAGGCGGAGGTCCGTGCGCGGCTGCCGCGCCCGGACGCGGCGGTCGAGGACCCGGACCCGGCGGCCAGCCTGTCCTGCCTGACCTATCAGGCGAAGGTCGGCTTCCGTGCGGACTCGTACAACGGCCGGTACCGTTTCTGTTTCCGCGACGGTGCGCTGGTGTCGAAGGAGATGCTGGAGTGA
- a CDS encoding multicopper oxidase family protein, protein MTDLVLATLVLVAAPVAGVRRARRRLHVLAALVAARAAVAGLLATGGLLLADSRLISQIPLAVLPLAWAVWRPGRIATHVAAAGALLSVWWLLVPFGPGDAAFVVTGSLTALAAVAGLSAMIDRWRGSGSRLATMPWLAVFALVIPAITLVVTERANSAAADAHRHGDGQVRVDQLTGPRDREPDVRFTMTAARGPVTLASGRTVPGLTFNGTAPGPELRVATGRLVEVTLINTDVAEGVTLHWHGVDVPNAEDGVPGVTQDAVMPGGRHVYRFVPTRAGSYWYHTHRDGSENVQKGLFGALIVTDAPATDRFERTVFTHVWPGGEAVALDRDDRPAHQAVPAGREVLLRLVNSSREPQAVRVSGVPFTVAAHDGNPVEGATPLASGTELPLAAGGRYDVAFTMPDGAVTAGSGDASLTLDPAGTAAPVTAGGGQAFDRLSYGAGAAPAAVTHQRTFDLRLDDGFGFSQGTFGWVSSSINGRLYPAVPTLEVNRGDRVKVRIASRSIIDHPFHLHGHRVRVLTRNGVPVTGSPWWTDTLNVGSGELYEIEFAATNPGIWMDHCHNFEHGANGMIMHVAYAGVTTPYSSDHSPE, encoded by the coding sequence ATGACCGATCTGGTCCTCGCCACGCTGGTCCTGGTCGCCGCGCCGGTCGCCGGCGTCCGGCGGGCACGCCGTCGGCTCCACGTCCTCGCCGCGCTGGTGGCCGCCCGCGCGGCCGTCGCCGGGCTGCTGGCCACCGGTGGCCTGCTGCTCGCCGACTCCCGCCTGATCTCGCAGATCCCGCTGGCGGTGCTGCCGCTGGCCTGGGCGGTGTGGCGGCCCGGCCGGATCGCCACGCACGTCGCCGCGGCCGGTGCGCTGCTGTCGGTCTGGTGGCTGCTCGTGCCGTTCGGGCCCGGGGATGCCGCGTTCGTGGTGACCGGGTCGCTGACCGCGCTGGCCGCGGTCGCCGGCCTGTCCGCGATGATCGACCGCTGGCGCGGGTCCGGCTCGCGCCTGGCGACGATGCCGTGGCTGGCCGTGTTCGCGCTGGTGATCCCCGCGATCACGCTGGTGGTCACGGAGCGGGCCAACAGCGCGGCCGCGGACGCGCACCGGCACGGCGACGGGCAGGTGCGCGTGGATCAGCTGACCGGGCCGCGGGACCGGGAGCCGGACGTGCGGTTCACGATGACCGCGGCGCGCGGCCCGGTCACGCTCGCCTCCGGCCGTACCGTGCCGGGACTGACCTTCAACGGCACCGCGCCGGGACCGGAACTGCGGGTGGCCACCGGCCGGCTGGTCGAGGTGACGCTGATCAACACGGACGTCGCCGAGGGCGTCACGCTGCACTGGCACGGCGTCGACGTGCCGAACGCGGAGGACGGCGTGCCGGGCGTGACCCAGGACGCGGTCATGCCGGGCGGGCGGCACGTCTACCGCTTCGTGCCGACCCGGGCGGGCAGCTACTGGTACCACACGCACCGGGACGGTTCGGAGAACGTCCAGAAGGGACTGTTCGGCGCGCTGATAGTCACGGACGCCCCGGCGACGGACCGGTTCGAGCGGACCGTCTTCACGCACGTCTGGCCCGGCGGTGAGGCGGTGGCGCTGGACCGCGACGACCGGCCCGCGCACCAGGCCGTGCCGGCCGGCCGGGAGGTGCTGCTGCGCCTGGTGAACAGCTCACGGGAACCGCAGGCGGTCCGGGTCTCCGGGGTGCCGTTCACGGTCGCGGCGCACGACGGCAACCCGGTCGAGGGTGCCACGCCGCTCGCGTCCGGCACGGAGCTGCCGCTCGCGGCCGGTGGCCGCTACGACGTCGCGTTCACCATGCCGGACGGCGCGGTGACGGCCGGGTCCGGCGACGCCTCGCTGACGCTCGACCCGGCCGGGACCGCCGCGCCGGTGACCGCGGGCGGCGGGCAGGCCTTCGACCGGCTGTCCTACGGCGCGGGCGCCGCACCGGCCGCGGTCACCCACCAGCGCACGTTCGACCTGCGGCTGGACGACGGGTTCGGGTTCAGCCAGGGCACGTTCGGCTGGGTGAGCAGCTCGATCAACGGGCGCCTCTACCCGGCGGTGCCGACGCTGGAGGTGAACCGCGGCGACCGGGTGAAGGTCCGGATCGCCAGCCGGAGCATCATCGACCACCCGTTCCACCTGCACGGGCACCGGGTGCGGGTGCTCACCCGCAACGGCGTGCCGGTCACCGGCAGCCCGTGGTGGACCGACACGCTCAACGTCGGCTCCGGCGAGCTGTACGAGATCGAGTTCGCCGCGACGAACCCGGGCATCTGGATGGACCACTGCCACAACTTCGAGCACGGCGCGAACGGCATGATCATGCACGTCGCGTACGCGGGCGTCACGACGCCGTACTCGTCGGACCACTCCCCCGAGTAG
- a CDS encoding helix-turn-helix domain-containing protein: MWRDDDFGTALRTLRHRLTPGEAGVPASLPAVRRVPGLRRDELAGLAGVSEEHLKRLEQGRRRPSPGVVDALARALRLGADEHARLRALAGFAAAPEPDGLVPRQVTETARRMLDRLTEVAVCICDATWTVLAANKLWHTDVCTIPDTPGRGRNVVWRAFTEAGPSVFQVPERLAGFRATVVAELRDAAHRYPADTELTSMVTDLRALSPDFALLWDAPPVPGGHADRLRVPSPVRGDLYLDLDVLTLNPGDLRVAVYSAG; this comes from the coding sequence GTGTGGCGGGACGACGACTTCGGGACCGCGCTGCGGACCCTCCGGCATCGGCTCACTCCGGGTGAGGCCGGTGTGCCGGCCTCCCTGCCCGCGGTGCGGCGCGTGCCCGGCCTGCGCCGGGACGAGCTGGCCGGGCTCGCGGGCGTCTCCGAGGAGCATCTGAAGCGGCTGGAGCAGGGCCGGCGGCGCCCGTCACCCGGCGTGGTCGACGCGCTCGCCCGCGCGCTGCGGCTCGGCGCGGACGAGCACGCCCGGCTGCGCGCGCTGGCCGGGTTCGCCGCGGCGCCGGAACCGGACGGCCTGGTCCCGCGGCAGGTCACCGAGACGGCCCGCCGCATGCTGGACCGGCTGACCGAGGTCGCGGTCTGTATCTGCGACGCGACCTGGACGGTGCTGGCCGCGAACAAGCTCTGGCACACCGACGTGTGCACGATCCCGGACACGCCGGGCCGCGGCCGGAACGTGGTCTGGCGCGCGTTCACCGAGGCCGGACCGTCGGTGTTCCAGGTCCCGGAGCGCCTGGCCGGCTTCCGCGCCACCGTCGTGGCCGAGCTGCGCGACGCGGCGCACCGCTACCCGGCCGACACGGAACTGACCTCGATGGTCACCGATCTGCGTGCGCTGAGCCCGGACTTCGCCCTGCTGTGGGACGCGCCGCCGGTCCCCGGTGGCCACGCGGACCGGCTGCGCGTGCCGAGCCCGGTGCGCGGCGACCTCTACCTGGACCTGGACGTGCTGACGCTCAACCCGGGCGACCTGCGGGTCGCGGTGTACTCCGCGGGTTAG
- a CDS encoding nuclear transport factor 2 family protein, protein MSNAVVQRLIGALNGHDLDAVEACFGPDFVGEWPAHPARDVHGPARVRQNWEMIFKTSPDITVAMTNAVEVGDEVWGEWHYTKAAGQDLRGVIIITVRDGLIRRSRFYMEPVDAAGAAVPGGPRLARD, encoded by the coding sequence ATGAGCAACGCTGTGGTGCAGCGCCTGATCGGCGCGCTGAACGGTCACGATCTCGACGCGGTGGAGGCCTGCTTCGGCCCGGACTTCGTGGGTGAGTGGCCGGCCCATCCGGCCCGGGACGTGCACGGCCCGGCCCGGGTGCGGCAGAACTGGGAGATGATCTTCAAGACGTCGCCGGACATCACGGTCGCGATGACGAACGCGGTCGAGGTCGGCGACGAGGTGTGGGGCGAGTGGCACTACACCAAGGCGGCGGGGCAGGACCTGCGTGGTGTCATTATCATCACGGTACGTGACGGCCTGATCCGCCGGTCGCGCTTCTACATGGAGCCGGTCGACGCCGCCGGTGCCGCGGTCCCGGGCGGCCCCCGGCTCGCCCGCGACTGA
- a CDS encoding SigE family RNA polymerase sigma factor, with protein MQAELEQQYVEYVRSRLTRLRRSAYLLCGDWHRADDIVQATLTAVYLNWKHASRVGNLDGYVHRALVRRYLDERRLLWSRVRLGEIPEHAATVAGADDHVGERDELAAALQALPKGQRAAIVLRHIEGLSVEETAHALGCSTSNVKSQCSRGLASLRARLSEWDAVGSGGRA; from the coding sequence ATGCAAGCCGAGTTGGAACAGCAGTACGTGGAATACGTGCGGAGCCGGCTCACCCGGCTGCGACGGTCTGCCTACCTGCTGTGCGGCGACTGGCACCGGGCCGACGACATCGTGCAGGCCACGCTCACCGCCGTCTACCTGAACTGGAAGCACGCGTCCCGGGTCGGCAACCTCGACGGGTACGTGCACCGCGCCCTGGTCCGCCGCTACCTGGACGAGCGCCGGCTGCTGTGGTCCCGCGTGCGGCTCGGCGAGATACCGGAGCACGCGGCGACCGTCGCGGGCGCCGACGACCACGTGGGTGAGCGCGACGAACTGGCGGCCGCGCTGCAGGCGCTGCCGAAGGGGCAGCGGGCCGCGATCGTGCTCCGCCACATCGAAGGACTGTCGGTCGAGGAGACGGCGCACGCGCTCGGCTGCTCGACGAGCAACGTGAAGAGCCAGTGTTCGCGCGGCCTGGCGTCGCTGCGGGCCCGGCTGAGCGAATGGGACGCGGTCGGATCGGGAGGCCGGGCATGA
- a CDS encoding MerR family transcriptional regulator, whose amino-acid sequence MAWSTRELAELAGTTVNTVRHYHRLGLLDDPERRSNGYKQYGVPHLVCLLRIRRLVELGVPLSEIGAARSNGDVPPEVLRQVDAQLEAEIARLQKARDDIAVVLRDGVPADTPAGFESAAPRLSAADTSLIHVYTRLYDDDAMKDLQRMAEEDMGPVATELDTLPADADEATRQRLAEQVAPMIARNLADYPWLSDPGARLTGTEQATRQTFIDAVTSLYNAAQIDVLARASLLAHELLRLDRGDEP is encoded by the coding sequence GTGGCCTGGAGCACCCGGGAACTCGCCGAGCTCGCCGGCACCACGGTGAACACCGTCCGGCACTACCACCGGCTGGGTCTGCTCGACGATCCGGAACGCCGGTCCAACGGGTACAAGCAGTACGGCGTACCGCATCTGGTCTGCCTGCTGCGCATCCGGCGCCTGGTGGAGCTGGGGGTGCCGCTGTCCGAGATCGGCGCGGCCAGGTCGAACGGTGACGTCCCGCCGGAGGTGCTGCGGCAGGTCGACGCGCAGCTCGAGGCCGAGATCGCGCGCCTGCAGAAGGCCCGCGACGACATCGCCGTCGTCCTGCGCGACGGCGTGCCGGCCGACACCCCGGCGGGTTTCGAGTCCGCCGCGCCGCGCCTGTCCGCGGCCGACACCTCGCTCATCCACGTCTACACCCGGCTGTACGACGACGACGCCATGAAGGACCTGCAGCGGATGGCGGAGGAGGACATGGGCCCGGTCGCCACGGAGCTGGACACGCTCCCCGCGGACGCGGACGAGGCCACCCGGCAGCGGCTCGCCGAGCAGGTGGCACCGATGATCGCCCGGAACCTGGCCGACTACCCGTGGCTGAGCGACCCGGGCGCGCGGCTGACCGGGACCGAGCAGGCCACCCGGCAGACCTTCATCGACGCGGTGACCTCGCTCTACAACGCCGCGCAGATCGACGTGCTCGCCCGGGCCAGCCTGCTCGCGCACGAGCTGCTGCGCCTCGACCGCGGGGACGAACCGTGA
- a CDS encoding Na+/H+ antiporter codes for MEGIVDTVVLIVIAVTGAALARRLGFVAPLVLLVAGLGLSFVPGVPVVHVEPELVLVGILPPLLYVAALQTSVPAFRRALRPIMLLAVGLVVFTALITGFLLHLLLPQVPLAACVALGAVVAPPDAVSATAIARRIGLPRRIITLLEGESLLNDATALVMVRIAGAALTGTAVGFWEIGRDVVVIAGGGLALGFAAAFLAARLHRWIEDPLLDDALSLLTPFVVVVVAEKLHTSSVVAVVVAGLYLGHRSPQLLSPTSRLQMDAVWRLITFLLEGVVFLLVGLQLRDLVADLETGLVTTVQATALVLGAIVVLRFVWMYPATYLVRLIPRIRDREERPPVGQPTVVAWAGMRGVVTLAAVLTLPASDEVPGGYPRDLFVFVAFAIIVLTLLIQGTTLPWLANRLGVREDTGTADALAEAAVQTRATRAALDALERQAGDAPASVVERLRAMAEHRDHGAWERLGRQDRETPSAAYRRLRHDMIVAEREVFRTARDEGRIPDEVLTRAQRDLDLEESQLHRAED; via the coding sequence ATGGAAGGGATCGTGGACACGGTCGTACTGATCGTGATCGCCGTGACGGGGGCCGCGCTGGCGCGCCGGCTCGGGTTCGTCGCGCCGTTGGTGCTCCTGGTGGCCGGCCTCGGCCTGTCGTTCGTGCCGGGGGTGCCGGTGGTGCACGTCGAACCGGAGCTGGTGCTGGTCGGCATCCTGCCGCCGCTGCTGTACGTGGCGGCGTTGCAGACCTCGGTCCCGGCCTTCCGCCGGGCGCTGCGGCCGATCATGCTGCTCGCCGTCGGCCTGGTCGTCTTCACCGCGCTGATCACCGGCTTCCTGCTGCACCTGCTGCTGCCGCAGGTGCCGCTGGCCGCCTGCGTCGCGCTCGGCGCCGTGGTCGCCCCGCCGGACGCGGTGTCGGCGACCGCGATCGCCCGCCGGATCGGCCTGCCCCGCCGGATCATCACGCTGCTCGAGGGCGAGAGCCTGCTCAACGACGCGACCGCGCTGGTCATGGTGCGGATCGCCGGTGCCGCGCTGACCGGCACCGCGGTCGGCTTCTGGGAGATCGGCCGGGACGTGGTGGTGATCGCCGGCGGCGGCCTGGCGCTCGGCTTCGCGGCGGCGTTCCTGGCCGCCCGGCTGCACCGGTGGATCGAGGATCCGCTGCTGGACGACGCGCTGTCGCTGCTCACCCCGTTCGTCGTGGTGGTCGTGGCCGAGAAGCTGCACACCTCCAGCGTGGTCGCGGTCGTGGTGGCCGGCCTCTACCTGGGCCACCGCAGCCCGCAGCTGCTGTCGCCGACCTCCCGGCTGCAGATGGACGCGGTCTGGCGTCTGATCACCTTCCTGCTCGAAGGCGTGGTGTTCCTGCTGGTCGGCCTGCAACTGCGGGACCTGGTCGCGGACCTGGAGACCGGCCTTGTCACCACGGTGCAGGCGACCGCGCTGGTGCTCGGCGCGATCGTGGTGCTCCGGTTCGTCTGGATGTACCCGGCGACGTACCTGGTGCGCCTGATCCCGCGGATCCGCGACCGGGAGGAACGCCCACCGGTCGGCCAGCCGACCGTGGTCGCCTGGGCCGGCATGCGCGGCGTGGTCACGCTGGCCGCCGTGCTGACGCTCCCGGCGTCCGACGAGGTGCCCGGCGGCTACCCGCGGGACCTGTTCGTCTTCGTGGCCTTCGCGATCATCGTGCTGACCCTGCTGATCCAGGGCACCACGCTGCCGTGGCTGGCGAACCGCCTCGGCGTACGCGAGGACACCGGCACCGCGGACGCGCTGGCCGAGGCCGCCGTGCAGACCCGGGCCACCCGCGCCGCCCTGGACGCGCTGGAGCGGCAGGCCGGCGACGCACCCGCCTCGGTGGTGGAACGGCTCCGCGCGATGGCCGAGCACCGCGACCACGGCGCGTGGGAACGGCTGGGCCGACAGGACCGGGAAACGCCGTCCGCGGCCTACCGCCGGCTCCGGCACGACATGATCGTGGCGGAACGGGAGGTGTTCCGGACCGCCCGCGACGAGGGCCGGATCCCGGACGAGGTGCTCACCCGGGCCCAGCGCGACCTGGACCTGGAGGAGTCCCAGCTGCACCGGGCCGAGGACTGA